Proteins encoded by one window of Rhizophagus irregularis chromosome 31, complete sequence:
- a CDS encoding v-type proton ATPase 16 kDa proteolipid subunit 2 encodes MATNACPVFAPFFGFGGVAAAMIISSIGAAYGTAKAGIGIAGAGTFRPELIMKSLLPIIMAGIIAVYGLVMSVLITGSMSPTADYSLFTGFLHMGSGLGVGLSGLAAGYTIGVVGDACVRAHAQQPRLFVTMVLILIFAEVLGLYGLIVGLILNTKAENDCQLYG; translated from the exons atggCAACAAATGCTTGTCCAGTCTTTGCGCCATTTTTTGGTTTTGGAGGAGTTGCAGCTGCA ATGATAATCAGCt CAATCGGAGCTGCCTATGGGACTGCAAAAGCAGGAATTGGTATTGCTGGCGCCGGTACATTTCGACCGGAACTTATTATGAAG tcgCTTTTACCCATTATTATGGCCGGTATTATTGCTGTTTATGGTCTTGTGATGTCAGTTTTAATAACGGGATCTA TGTCACCAACTGCTGACTATTCATTATTTAC TGGATTTCTTCATATGGGTTCTGGACTTGGTGTTGGACTTTCCGGATTAGCAGCAGGGTATACTATTGGTGTGGTCGGTGACGCT TGTGTAAGAGCTCATGCGCAACAACCAAGACTCTTTGTAACTATGgtcttaatattaatttttgcgGAAGTGCTAGGTCTTTATGGTTTAATTGTGGGTTTAATATTGAATACTAAAGCAGAAAATGATTGTCAATTATATGGTTGA
- a CDS encoding v-type proton ATPase 16 kDa proteolipid subunit 2 variant 2 produces MIISSIGAAYGTAKAGIGIAGAGTFRPELIMKSLLPIIMAGIIAVYGLVMSVLITGSMSPTADYSLFTGFLHMGSGLGVGLSGLAAGYTIGVVGDACVRAHAQQPRLFVTMVLILIFAEVLGLYGLIVGLILNTKAENDCQLYG; encoded by the exons ATGATAATCAGCt CAATCGGAGCTGCCTATGGGACTGCAAAAGCAGGAATTGGTATTGCTGGCGCCGGTACATTTCGACCGGAACTTATTATGAAG tcgCTTTTACCCATTATTATGGCCGGTATTATTGCTGTTTATGGTCTTGTGATGTCAGTTTTAATAACGGGATCTA TGTCACCAACTGCTGACTATTCATTATTTAC TGGATTTCTTCATATGGGTTCTGGACTTGGTGTTGGACTTTCCGGATTAGCAGCAGGGTATACTATTGGTGTGGTCGGTGACGCT TGTGTAAGAGCTCATGCGCAACAACCAAGACTCTTTGTAACTATGgtcttaatattaatttttgcgGAAGTGCTAGGTCTTTATGGTTTAATTGTGGGTTTAATATTGAATACTAAAGCAGAAAATGATTGTCAATTATATGGTTGA